The following proteins are co-located in the Flammeovirga kamogawensis genome:
- a CDS encoding acyl-CoA dehydrogenase → MNFELTEEQLAVKEAARDFAVSELLEGVIERDTEQRFPKDQVKQMGELGFMSMMVDPKYGGGGMDTLSYVIAMEEISKIDASASVSMSVNNSLVCWGLEKFGSEEQKQKYLPRLSSGESIGAFCLSEPEAGSDATSQTTEAIDKGDHYLLNGTKNWITNGNSASIYLVIAQTDRSKGHKGINCLIVEKGMEGFVVGKKEDKLGIRGSDTHMLSFTDVKVPKENRVGEDGFGFKFAMGTLNGGRIGIAAQALGIAAGAYELALKYSKERKTFGKPICEHQAIAFKLADMVTKIEAARMLVYKSAWLKDQGKDYSEASAMAKLYASEVAMDVTVEAVQIHGGYGYVKEYHVERLMRDAKITQIYEGTSEIQKIVISRSVLS, encoded by the coding sequence ATGAATTTTGAACTAACAGAAGAGCAATTAGCTGTTAAAGAAGCAGCAAGAGATTTTGCCGTATCAGAATTATTGGAAGGCGTAATTGAAAGAGATACGGAGCAACGTTTTCCTAAAGATCAAGTTAAACAAATGGGGGAACTTGGCTTTATGTCAATGATGGTAGACCCAAAGTATGGTGGAGGAGGTATGGATACACTTTCATATGTAATTGCCATGGAAGAAATATCTAAGATAGATGCTTCTGCCTCTGTTTCTATGTCGGTTAATAATTCACTAGTATGTTGGGGGCTTGAGAAGTTTGGCTCTGAAGAACAAAAACAAAAATATTTACCAAGGTTATCTTCAGGAGAGTCAATTGGTGCTTTTTGTTTATCTGAACCTGAAGCTGGTAGTGATGCTACTTCTCAAACAACTGAAGCAATAGATAAAGGTGATCACTATCTACTAAACGGTACAAAAAATTGGATTACTAATGGTAATTCTGCTTCTATATACCTTGTAATTGCTCAAACTGATAGGAGTAAAGGACATAAAGGAATCAACTGTCTAATTGTAGAGAAAGGGATGGAAGGTTTTGTTGTAGGTAAAAAAGAAGATAAGCTGGGAATTAGAGGGTCTGATACGCACATGCTTAGCTTTACGGATGTAAAAGTACCGAAAGAAAATAGAGTAGGAGAAGATGGTTTCGGTTTTAAATTTGCTATGGGTACATTAAATGGTGGACGTATAGGAATTGCCGCACAAGCATTAGGTATTGCAGCCGGGGCTTATGAGTTAGCATTAAAATATTCTAAAGAACGTAAAACATTCGGTAAGCCTATTTGTGAACACCAAGCTATTGCTTTTAAACTAGCTGATATGGTAACCAAAATAGAAGCTGCAAGAATGCTTGTTTATAAATCAGCTTGGTTAAAGGATCAAGGGAAAGATTATTCTGAAGCATCTGCAATGGCTAAATTATATGCTTCTGAAGTAGCAATGGATGTAACTGTTGAGGCAGTACAAATTCATGGAGGATATGGTTATGTGAAGGAATATCATGTTGAGAGACTAATGCGTGATGCTAAAATTACTCAGATTTATGAGGGTACTTCAGAAATACAAAAAATTGTAATTTCAAGAAGTGTTTTATCTTAA
- the bamA gene encoding outer membrane protein assembly factor BamA: MISTKKAVYRLLTFISIWTFAITSAHAQFGTNYGSQSGKYKVDYGTPVEYTIAGIDVVGADFNDKNALINISGLKVGEKITIPGDAVSKAVKKLWKLGIVGDVKINITEIQGNDAYLQIALTERPKLSRFYFEGIKKGQAKTLTDKVQLVRGRIVTESMIRNTQNVIKGHYAEKGFRNTEVKIVREKDPVLANSVILRIDVNKKSKVKIEEIKLAGVEELTEKKVKRKMKKTKEKRFGRIFTPSKFIDEEYKNDKKSLVEYYNEEGFRDAEILRDTVYDVTDRSVNVEIDMYEGQRYYYRSIKWTGNYKYTDEQLGRVLGISPGDVYNTSELNKRLSFNPSGADISALYMDDGYLFFNVTPVEVLVVGDSVDIEMRVFEGEQAYISKIVVNGNTKTSDHVIYREVRTLPGQKFSRADLIRTQRELSTLGYFDPETIDIQPKPNMSNGTVDIHYGLTEKANDQIELSGGWGGYYGFVGTVGLVFNNFSLRNVGDFSKWKPLPAGDGQRLQLRVQASGIQYQTYSISFTEPWLGGRKPNSLTVSYNYSNQNSYSGDVKVGSLGINAATVSLGRRLQWPDDWFTMTNSLSFLVYDLNNWYATGFGDYNNGKSYNLTFNTTIARNSVDQPTYPRRGSQISLSISLTPPYSLMQDKDFSSADITDEERYKWVEYNKWMFDNAWYQAIAGDLVLAARAHFGFLAAYNQDKGLGPFERFIMGGDGLTQQYALLGTETIGLRGYENNSIVPYETDGLGGVAYNKFVMELRYPVSLNPAATIYVLGFAEGGNNWASIDEFNPFDMYKSAGFGARIFMPAFGMLGIDWAYGFDAPPGRLDPSGSQFHFTIGQQLR, from the coding sequence ATGATATCAACTAAAAAAGCAGTTTATAGACTGTTGACGTTCATCTCAATTTGGACATTCGCAATAACTTCAGCACATGCTCAATTTGGTACCAATTATGGTTCTCAAAGTGGCAAGTATAAGGTAGACTACGGAACTCCTGTAGAATATACTATAGCTGGTATTGATGTAGTCGGTGCAGACTTTAATGATAAAAATGCATTGATTAACATCTCTGGACTTAAAGTAGGAGAGAAAATTACTATTCCAGGTGATGCTGTTAGTAAGGCGGTTAAAAAACTGTGGAAATTAGGTATTGTTGGTGATGTAAAAATCAACATTACTGAGATTCAAGGCAATGATGCTTATCTACAAATAGCCCTAACAGAACGTCCTAAATTATCTCGATTCTATTTTGAAGGAATTAAAAAGGGACAAGCAAAAACACTTACAGATAAGGTTCAATTAGTAAGAGGACGAATTGTTACTGAATCAATGATTCGTAATACTCAGAATGTTATTAAAGGGCATTATGCTGAAAAAGGGTTTAGAAATACTGAGGTTAAAATCGTAAGAGAAAAAGATCCTGTATTAGCCAACTCTGTGATTCTTAGAATTGATGTCAATAAAAAATCCAAAGTGAAAATTGAGGAAATTAAGTTGGCAGGTGTTGAAGAGCTTACCGAGAAAAAGGTAAAGCGTAAGATGAAGAAAACAAAAGAAAAACGCTTTGGTCGTATTTTTACTCCATCTAAATTTATTGATGAAGAGTATAAAAATGATAAAAAGAGTTTAGTTGAATATTATAACGAAGAAGGTTTCCGTGATGCTGAAATTTTAAGAGATACAGTTTATGATGTTACTGATAGATCGGTAAATGTCGAAATTGATATGTACGAAGGTCAGCGTTATTACTATCGTAGTATTAAATGGACGGGTAACTATAAATATACTGATGAGCAATTAGGACGTGTATTAGGTATTTCTCCAGGTGATGTCTACAATACTTCTGAATTAAATAAGCGTTTATCGTTTAATCCAAGTGGAGCAGATATTTCTGCTTTGTACATGGATGATGGGTACTTATTCTTTAATGTAACACCTGTAGAAGTATTAGTTGTAGGAGATTCGGTAGATATTGAAATGCGTGTTTTTGAAGGAGAACAAGCATATATATCTAAAATTGTAGTAAATGGTAACACTAAAACTTCCGATCACGTAATTTATCGTGAAGTTAGAACTTTACCAGGTCAGAAATTTAGCCGTGCAGATTTAATTAGAACGCAACGTGAATTATCAACTTTAGGATATTTTGACCCTGAAACAATTGATATACAACCTAAGCCAAATATGTCTAACGGTACTGTAGATATTCATTACGGTTTGACAGAAAAAGCAAATGACCAGATTGAACTTTCTGGTGGTTGGGGTGGTTACTACGGTTTTGTAGGTACAGTTGGTTTAGTATTTAATAACTTCTCACTAAGAAATGTTGGTGATTTCTCTAAATGGAAACCACTTCCAGCAGGAGATGGCCAAAGATTACAATTAAGAGTTCAAGCGTCAGGTATTCAGTATCAAACGTACTCTATTTCATTTACAGAACCTTGGTTAGGTGGTCGTAAGCCAAACTCATTAACTGTAAGTTATAACTACTCTAATCAAAACTCTTATAGTGGAGATGTAAAAGTAGGTAGTTTAGGTATTAATGCAGCAACCGTATCATTAGGACGTCGTTTACAATGGCCAGATGACTGGTTTACAATGACCAATTCATTATCATTCCTTGTGTATGACTTGAATAACTGGTACGCTACTGGTTTTGGTGATTACAATAATGGTAAATCGTATAACTTAACTTTCAATACAACAATTGCAAGAAATAGTGTCGATCAGCCAACATACCCACGTAGAGGTTCTCAGATATCATTAAGTATTAGTTTAACTCCTCCGTATTCATTAATGCAAGATAAAGATTTCTCTTCAGCTGATATTACAGATGAGGAAAGATACAAATGGGTAGAATACAATAAATGGATGTTTGATAATGCTTGGTATCAGGCAATTGCAGGTGATTTAGTATTAGCAGCAAGAGCACACTTTGGTTTCTTAGCAGCCTATAATCAGGATAAAGGTTTAGGACCTTTTGAAAGATTTATTATGGGTGGTGATGGTTTAACACAACAATATGCATTATTAGGTACAGAAACAATTGGTTTAAGAGGTTATGAAAATAACTCTATTGTACCTTATGAAACAGATGGTTTAGGTGGTGTTGCTTACAACAAGTTTGTAATGGAACTTCGTTATCCAGTATCATTAAATCCGGCAGCAACAATTTATGTTTTAGGTTTTGCAGAAGGTGGTAATAACTGGGCATCTATAGATGAGTTTAACCCATTTGATATGTATAAATCAGCAGGTTTCGGTGCTCGTATCTTCATGCCAGCATTTGGTATGTTAGGTATTGACTGGGCGTATGGTTTCGATGCACCTCCGGGACGTCTTGATCCAAGTGGTAGCCAATTCCATTTTACAATTGGTCAACAGTTAAGATAA
- a CDS encoding isoprenyl transferase, with protein sequence MNDNIDKANLPKHIAIIMDGNGRWAKGKGAKRIFGHKNAIKAVRDATEGCAELGIDFLTLYAFSTENWDRPKAEVFGLMQLLVSTIRSETKTLTKNNVKLKAIGNISMLPKDCQKELQEAIQLTQNNTGLTLVLALSYSGRWDITQATQKMCEDYKSGKIDAIEEDTIKSYLSTANIPDPELLIRTSGEQRISNFLLWEIAYTELFFTNVLWPDFRKEVLHEALHVFQGRERRYGKTSEQLS encoded by the coding sequence ATGAATGATAATATAGATAAAGCAAATCTACCTAAACATATAGCTATTATCATGGATGGTAATGGAAGATGGGCAAAAGGTAAAGGAGCTAAACGTATATTTGGACATAAAAATGCTATCAAAGCTGTTAGAGATGCTACTGAAGGTTGTGCTGAATTAGGTATTGACTTTTTGACATTGTATGCATTTTCAACAGAAAATTGGGATAGACCCAAAGCAGAAGTATTTGGACTGATGCAATTATTAGTGTCTACTATTCGTTCAGAAACAAAAACATTGACAAAAAACAATGTAAAACTTAAGGCAATTGGTAATATTTCTATGTTACCAAAAGATTGTCAGAAAGAATTACAAGAAGCAATACAACTAACACAGAATAATACGGGTCTAACTTTAGTGTTGGCCTTAAGTTATAGTGGTCGATGGGATATTACTCAAGCGACTCAAAAAATGTGTGAGGATTACAAATCTGGAAAAATAGATGCAATTGAAGAAGATACGATAAAAAGTTATTTATCAACTGCAAATATACCAGATCCTGAACTCCTCATTCGTACGAGTGGTGAACAACGAATTAGTAATTTCTTGTTATGGGAAATTGCTTATACTGAATTATTTTTTACTAATGTACTTTGGCCTGACTTCAGAAAGGAAGTGCTTCATGAAGCATTACATGTATTCCAAGGACGTGAGCGTCGATATGGAAAAACAAGTGAACAACTTTCATAA
- a CDS encoding TRAP transporter small permease subunit: protein MIFSYKSINLLNKKIGHFVSYFSILLIIIVCFDVFSRYVFNYTTAAIAELEWHLFACIFLLNAGNTLRLDKHVRVDALYSNFSPKVKSIVNILGFFIFLSPFCYIIIDASIPYVKNSFIIMETSTDPGGLPFRFLIKACIPISILLLFLQGLSNCIENTLSLFNSSETN from the coding sequence ATGATATTCTCTTACAAATCTATAAATCTGTTAAATAAAAAAATTGGACATTTTGTTTCTTATTTTAGTATCCTTTTGATCATAATTGTATGTTTTGATGTATTTAGCAGATATGTTTTTAATTATACAACTGCTGCAATTGCAGAACTAGAGTGGCATTTATTTGCTTGTATCTTTCTTTTAAATGCAGGAAACACACTCCGATTAGACAAACATGTTCGTGTTGATGCACTCTATTCTAATTTCTCACCTAAGGTAAAATCAATCGTAAATATTTTAGGTTTTTTTATATTTCTATCACCTTTCTGCTATATCATTATTGATGCGAGTATACCTTATGTTAAAAACTCGTTTATCATAATGGAAACTTCTACAGACCCGGGGGGCTTACCTTTCCGTTTTTTAATTAAAGCATGTATTCCTATCAGTATACTTTTACTTTTTTTACAAGGACTAAGCAATTGTATAGAGAATACGCTTTCACTTTTTAATTCTTCAGAAACAAACTAA
- a CDS encoding TRAP transporter large permease has product MVLLLLFLCLFAALLLGYPVAFTLAGVSLIFGYYTFGLDLFYLLPLRIFGTMSNQILIAVPLFVYMGVMLEKSGIASRLLNTMAIILGKVKGGLAISVALVGAMLAASTGIVGATVVTMGLMSLPSMLKRGYTPEYATGIIAASGTLGQIIPPSIVLILMGSVMNISIGELFIAAVVPGVLLVICYIFYVYIYAVIYPDDVPPIPDEEIAAFKKDLTFSLLVRTFVLPFLLILSVLGSIFLGIASPTEAAGVGAMAATLLTALEGKLTWKAVKESAFESGNLTSMVFMILVGATAFGLVFRGLGGDDLLVELIQSADLEPYTFLALVMIGIFIAGFFIDFIEIIFIFMPVVTPIFEMYGLNTLWIAILVSLNLQTSFLTPPFGFSLFYLKGVAPKEIKTKQIYKGIVPYIGIQILLITGIIFFPEIVTWLPNFLD; this is encoded by the coding sequence ATGGTACTACTTCTTTTATTTTTATGTCTATTTGCTGCTCTCCTTTTAGGTTATCCTGTAGCATTTACATTAGCAGGTGTTTCTTTAATTTTTGGTTATTACACTTTTGGACTTGATTTATTCTACTTATTGCCTCTGCGTATTTTTGGTACAATGAGTAATCAGATTTTAATTGCAGTACCCCTTTTTGTATATATGGGCGTAATGCTAGAAAAATCTGGTATTGCAAGTAGGCTGCTTAATACAATGGCCATTATACTTGGTAAAGTAAAAGGTGGACTTGCTATTTCTGTCGCTTTAGTTGGAGCTATGCTTGCTGCTTCTACAGGTATAGTTGGTGCAACTGTTGTTACTATGGGTTTAATGAGCTTACCTTCTATGCTTAAAAGAGGTTACACTCCAGAATATGCTACAGGTATTATTGCAGCTTCTGGTACATTAGGTCAGATTATCCCACCTAGTATCGTCTTAATTCTGATGGGAAGTGTAATGAACATTTCAATTGGTGAATTATTTATTGCAGCTGTAGTACCGGGGGTACTTTTAGTAATATGCTATATTTTTTATGTTTACATCTATGCTGTTATCTACCCAGATGATGTCCCTCCAATTCCCGACGAAGAAATTGCTGCATTCAAAAAAGATCTAACATTTTCTCTTTTAGTAAGAACTTTTGTATTACCCTTCCTTTTAATTTTATCAGTTCTTGGTTCTATATTTTTAGGAATTGCCTCTCCAACTGAGGCTGCTGGTGTTGGTGCAATGGCTGCCACTTTATTAACTGCGTTAGAAGGAAAACTTACTTGGAAAGCAGTAAAAGAATCTGCTTTTGAAAGTGGAAATTTAACTAGTATGGTATTTATGATACTTGTTGGAGCAACTGCTTTTGGTCTAGTTTTCAGAGGATTAGGTGGTGATGATTTACTTGTTGAATTAATTCAATCCGCTGATTTAGAACCTTATACTTTTCTTGCTTTAGTAATGATAGGTATTTTTATTGCTGGTTTCTTTATTGATTTTATAGAGATCATATTTATTTTTATGCCTGTTGTTACTCCAATATTCGAAATGTATGGTTTAAACACATTATGGATCGCCATATTAGTTTCTCTAAATTTACAAACATCATTTCTCACTCCCCCTTTTGGATTTTCTTTATTCTATTTGAAAGGTGTTGCACCCAAGGAGATTAAAACAAAACAGATTTACAAAGGAATAGTACCGTATATTGGTATTCAGATTTTACTAATCACAGGAATTATATTTTTCCCTGAGATTGTTACTTGGCTACCTAATTTTTTAGATTAG
- a CDS encoding lycopene cyclase domain-containing protein — protein sequence MPEQFNLYLYLNILAILGPFFLSFDKKVAFYKHWPKFIPALFFLWAIYIPWDVFFTIMMYWGFNPDYLIKIEIFHLPLEEWMFFLIIPYCFLFIYEVVLAYFPATKQKTFLPAYFFIGIAISQAYYGGMYSYFNLSVLLLALLVTFNQLNNAFWWTYLLTLIPFLLFNGVLTGAITEEPVVWYNSGEFSNVRIGTIPSEDFIYLLGMLLLCIKGWNLKFKSTT from the coding sequence ATGCCGGAACAGTTTAATTTATATTTGTACCTAAATATACTTGCTATTTTAGGTCCTTTTTTTCTTAGTTTTGATAAGAAAGTAGCCTTCTATAAACATTGGCCTAAATTTATACCTGCCTTATTTTTCTTGTGGGCAATATACATTCCATGGGATGTGTTTTTTACCATCATGATGTATTGGGGGTTCAATCCTGATTATCTTATTAAAATTGAAATCTTCCATTTACCACTTGAAGAATGGATGTTTTTCTTAATCATTCCATACTGTTTCCTTTTTATTTATGAGGTAGTATTGGCTTATTTTCCTGCCACAAAACAAAAAACGTTCTTACCAGCTTACTTTTTTATAGGCATAGCAATTAGCCAAGCTTATTATGGTGGAATGTATTCTTACTTTAATTTATCTGTTTTATTACTTGCTTTACTAGTAACATTTAATCAGCTAAATAATGCATTTTGGTGGACTTATCTACTCACTTTAATTCCATTTTTATTATTTAATGGAGTTTTAACTGGAGCAATTACAGAAGAGCCAGTAGTGTGGTACAATAGTGGAGAATTTAGTAATGTTCGAATCGGAACTATTCCATCAGAAGATTTTATCTACCTTTTAGGTATGCTACTTCTTTGTATTAAAGGTTGGAATTTGAAATTTAAATCAACTACCTAA
- a CDS encoding sterol desaturase family protein yields the protein MAMFIDILIVLTTFLVMEFVAWATHKYVMHGFLWYLHEDHHGPHENFFEKNDLFFLIFAIPSWLGIMLGMIYNQYTFVWIGAGIALYGLCYFLTHDVLIHRRFKWFDNTNNRYFRAIRKAHKVHHKKMTKEDGACFGMLIIPMKYWIEAKGKKVTQKHKNAGTV from the coding sequence ATGGCAATGTTTATAGATATTCTAATTGTTCTTACAACCTTCTTAGTTATGGAGTTTGTTGCATGGGCAACTCATAAATATGTGATGCATGGTTTTTTATGGTATTTACATGAAGATCATCATGGACCTCACGAGAACTTTTTTGAAAAGAACGATCTTTTCTTTTTAATTTTTGCCATCCCATCATGGTTAGGGATAATGTTAGGAATGATTTATAATCAATATACTTTTGTATGGATAGGTGCTGGTATTGCACTTTATGGGTTATGTTATTTCTTAACGCATGATGTGCTTATTCATCGAAGGTTTAAATGGTTTGATAATACAAATAATCGATATTTTAGGGCTATCAGAAAAGCACATAAAGTTCATCATAAGAAAATGACAAAAGAAGACGGTGCTTGTTTTGGCATGCTAATAATACCAATGAAATATTGGATAGAAGCTAAAGGTAAAAAAGTAACTCAAAAACACAAAAATGCCGGAACAGTTTAA
- a CDS encoding carotenoid biosynthesis protein — MQVRAFQKEIELTNLQITKILLAVFYIVGGVVAFTPFNQLLLPFSPFLLFTSFLCLFYFEKVKSKGVIGWFIFVYVASFFIEWYGVHTGILFGDYVYLNNLGLKLDGVPLVIPVNWLVLAVAGSELIFKYIPKWNKIISSVIGGGLVVILDVFIEMVCEPLGFWKWDEGMPPMINYISWWVFMSIFIYIRIKFFPSRNPLSIYLYLTFFGYFILQVIANF, encoded by the coding sequence ATGCAGGTACGCGCATTTCAAAAAGAAATTGAACTAACAAATCTTCAAATAACTAAAATACTATTAGCAGTATTTTACATAGTAGGTGGCGTAGTTGCTTTTACGCCTTTCAACCAGCTTCTTCTTCCTTTTTCACCATTTTTATTATTTACCTCCTTTTTATGTCTTTTTTATTTTGAAAAAGTAAAAAGTAAGGGTGTAATTGGATGGTTTATTTTTGTGTATGTTGCAAGTTTTTTCATAGAATGGTATGGCGTGCATACAGGTATTTTATTCGGAGATTATGTTTACTTAAATAATTTAGGATTAAAATTAGATGGTGTACCATTGGTTATTCCAGTCAATTGGCTAGTATTGGCAGTGGCTGGTAGTGAATTAATTTTTAAATATATTCCTAAGTGGAATAAAATAATCTCAAGTGTTATAGGCGGAGGACTAGTGGTAATTCTTGATGTATTTATAGAGATGGTTTGCGAACCATTGGGCTTTTGGAAATGGGACGAAGGTATGCCGCCAATGATTAATTATATTAGTTGGTGGGTTTTTATGAGTATTTTCATTTATATTCGAATAAAGTTTTTTCCTTCAAGGAATCCACTGTCTATTTATTTATATCTAACATTCTTTGGTTACTTCATTTTACAAGTAATCGCAAATTTTTAA
- a CDS encoding phytoene desaturase family protein, whose product MKKAVVIGAGIGGIAAALRVNKLGYKVTVLEGTSILGGKLRQFKTDNGFTFDQGPSLFTLPHLVTELFQLYNKDPKEYFDYTENEIATKYFFSDNTEFIGWSDPDKFGLAVKKQWGVDIHKVLQQIIGDYKKTAPIFLESALTDLSDLLNKDVMKALPVLTRLGIFESLNAFNEKHFKHEQLVQLFNRYATYNGSNPYQTPSIMRVISALEHSDGVFFPKNGMRSIATSLIRLAEEEGINFLTDQKVKSIKTLKNKIVSVETINEMFSADLFVSNADVNFFLPNVIEEKVHVPKTKELSSSALVFYWGINHSFSQLDLHNIFFSEDYNEEFRQLFEEFKIPEDPTIYVHISSKINHTDAPKGGENWFVMINVPAAPEMFSEEVVKKIEEKLISKLSQSLSIDLKSKITYSSHWTPKTIEQDTMSWKGALYGLNSNKLTHALYRQRNKSSKYKNLYFVGGSVHPGGGIPLCLNSAKIVSSLVAKT is encoded by the coding sequence ATGAAAAAAGCAGTTGTAATAGGTGCTGGAATAGGAGGAATTGCCGCAGCATTGAGAGTAAATAAATTAGGGTATAAAGTAACTGTACTTGAAGGAACTTCAATATTAGGAGGTAAGCTCCGTCAGTTCAAAACGGATAATGGGTTTACTTTTGATCAAGGACCATCTTTATTTACATTACCTCATTTGGTTACGGAATTATTTCAATTGTATAATAAAGATCCCAAAGAATATTTTGATTATACTGAAAATGAAATAGCAACTAAATACTTTTTTTCGGATAATACTGAATTTATTGGATGGAGCGATCCAGATAAATTTGGTTTAGCTGTAAAAAAACAATGGGGAGTTGATATACATAAGGTGTTGCAGCAGATAATCGGAGATTATAAAAAAACAGCTCCTATTTTCTTAGAAAGTGCTTTAACAGATTTATCAGATCTTTTAAACAAAGATGTGATGAAAGCTTTGCCAGTACTCACAAGGTTAGGTATTTTTGAATCGCTCAATGCATTTAATGAAAAGCATTTTAAACATGAACAACTTGTTCAATTGTTTAATAGATATGCAACGTATAACGGTTCAAATCCTTATCAAACACCTTCCATAATGCGTGTAATTAGTGCATTAGAGCATTCTGATGGTGTATTCTTTCCAAAAAATGGGATGAGAAGTATAGCAACATCTCTAATACGTTTAGCAGAAGAGGAAGGAATAAATTTTTTGACCGATCAGAAAGTAAAAAGTATTAAGACATTAAAGAATAAAATTGTAAGTGTAGAGACAATTAATGAAATGTTTTCTGCTGACTTATTTGTTTCTAATGCTGATGTTAATTTCTTTTTACCGAATGTGATAGAAGAAAAAGTGCATGTTCCTAAAACGAAAGAACTGTCGTCATCTGCATTGGTATTTTATTGGGGTATTAACCATTCTTTCTCTCAGTTAGACCTACACAATATTTTCTTTTCTGAAGATTATAATGAAGAGTTTAGACAATTGTTTGAGGAGTTTAAAATACCAGAAGACCCTACAATTTATGTACATATCAGTAGTAAAATAAATCATACTGATGCTCCAAAAGGAGGAGAAAATTGGTTTGTAATGATTAATGTTCCGGCTGCTCCTGAAATGTTTTCTGAAGAGGTCGTCAAAAAGATTGAAGAGAAATTAATAAGTAAGCTTTCTCAATCATTATCAATTGATTTAAAAAGTAAAATCACCTATTCTTCTCATTGGACGCCTAAAACAATTGAACAAGATACAATGAGTTGGAAAGGAGCATTATATGGTTTAAATAGTAACAAATTAACACATGCTTTGTACAGGCAGAGGAATAAATCATCAAAATATAAAAATCTTTATTTTGTAGGAGGAAGCGTTCACCCAGGAGGAGGAATACCTTTGTGTTTAAATAGTGCAAAAATTGTATCATCATTAGTAGCAAAGACTTAA
- the idi gene encoding isopentenyl-diphosphate Delta-isomerase produces MEEVILVDEQDNPVGKMEKLQAHVEGLLHRAFSIFIFNENGDLLLQQRALSKYHSGGLWTNSCCSHPRVNETLNFATERRLQEELGFTTQVIEIDSILYKAAFGNGLIEHEFDYIFIGEYNGQINFNPEEVEQVQFISRKDLDQWLIDKPSDFTAWFPLCWEKVKNELDKNSRAIA; encoded by the coding sequence ATGGAAGAGGTAATATTAGTAGATGAGCAGGATAATCCAGTAGGTAAAATGGAGAAACTTCAGGCACATGTTGAAGGTCTTCTCCATAGAGCATTTTCTATTTTTATATTTAATGAGAATGGAGATTTGTTATTGCAACAAAGAGCACTTTCTAAATACCATTCTGGAGGTCTTTGGACTAACTCTTGTTGCAGCCACCCAAGGGTAAATGAAACATTGAACTTTGCTACAGAAAGACGGTTACAAGAAGAATTGGGTTTTACAACTCAAGTCATTGAAATCGATTCAATACTATATAAAGCTGCTTTTGGAAATGGTTTAATTGAGCATGAATTTGATTATATTTTTATAGGAGAATACAATGGGCAAATAAATTTTAATCCAGAAGAAGTTGAGCAAGTACAATTTATTTCAAGAAAAGACCTTGACCAATGGTTAATAGATAAACCATCTGATTTTACAGCTTGGTTTCCTTTGTGTTGGGAAAAAGTTAAAAATGAATTAGACAAAAATAGCCGTGCAATAGCTTAA